Below is a window of Loktanella sp. M215 DNA.
AGTTCCGGTCGCGATGCAAAAGCGTGCCACCGCTGCCCGTCAAGACAGGCCTTTCATGCCCCATTTCATCTTCCGCATCCTTGCGGCCCTTGTGGTTTCGACCCCGTTGTCCGTGCCGATGGCACAGGCTGCCGCATCCGATTACAGCCTCGTTCTTGTCGAGACGACTTACCCGTTCGGTGAGGTACGCGCGAAAGTTGGTGATGCCCTGAGGGGCGGCATATCAAGGCGGTGTCGAGTCGCCGTCAATTCTCTGGTGAGAAAGGGATATGCCACATGTCAGAGACTACCATCACTCAACTGTCCGATCCATCGGGTTTTACATCTGACCCGTTCACTGACGTCCTGCGCGATGGAGCGCGCAAGCTGATCGAACAGGCGATCCACGCGGAACTGGCCGCGCTCATGAGCGCCTTTTCCGGGGAGAAACTCGAAGATGGGCGGGCGCGCCTAGTGCGCCACGGTCACTTACCGGAACGCGAGGTGATGACCGGCATTGGTCCAGTGCCCGTGAAGGTGCCGCGCGTGCGGGATCGGGGCGTAGGCGAAGACAAGGTCACCTTCACGCCCAGCATCCTGCCGCGGTATCTGCGTAAGGCAAAGTCGGTCGAGGATCTGCTGCCGTGGCTTTACCTCAAGGGCGTGTCCACGGGCGACTTCACCGAGGCGCTGGGGGGCGCTGCTTGGCCCGAATGCCAAGGGCCTGTCTGCCAAGACCGTCACGCGGCTGAAGGCCGACTGGTGGAAAGACTACGAGGCCTGGCAGAAACGCGATCTCGGCAACCGGCGTTTTCTCTACATCTGGGCGGACGGGGTCTACTTCAAACCGCGCATGGCCGAGGAAAAACAATGTGTTCTGGTGATCATCGGGGCGGACGAATACGGCCGCAAAGAGCTGCTGGCGATGACCGATGGCTTCCGCGAAAGCACCCAGAGCTGGCGCGAGGTGCTGCTCGATCTCAAGCGCCGTGGCCTGAAACAGGACCCCAAATTGGCTGTTGGCGACGGCGCCCTGGGGTTCTGGACGGCCCTGCGCGAGGTATTCGCGACGACGCGGGAGCAGCGTTGCTGGGTCCACAAGACCATGAACGTGCTGAACGCGCTCCCGAACTCCATCCAAGCCAAGGCGAAGGCGCATCTGCACGATATCTGGCAGGCCGCGACGAAAGCCGAAGCCAACGCCGCCTTCGATTTCTTCGTCGAAACCTATGGCGTGAAATGGGATAAGGCGGTGGCCAAGCTGGTCAAGGACAGGGACGCGCTTCTGACCTTCTACGACTTCCCGGCGGAACACTGGAAACACATCCGGACGTCAAACCCGATCGAGAGCACCTTCGCCACCGTCCGGCATCGCACGAAACGCACCAAGGGATGCCTGAGCCGAAAGACCGGTTTGGCCATGGCCTTCAAGCTGATGATGTCAGCGCAAAAGAAATGGCGCAAACTCGACGGCCAAAACCGCCTACCTGAGATCGTCCAAGGGATTGAGTTCCGAGACGGTATCCGTCACCTTCAAACCGCCGCCTGATCAAGCGTCACCAACTTTTGCCCATATCTCCCGTTCGGTGCTGGTGCGCTCCTCGATCTACGCCTGACCGACATGCGCACCGATACGCCGGTTGACAGTGCCGTCATCTTTGCCACTCGTCTGGATATGGAGCCGGACGGGATGGAGACGATGACAACCCCGGTGGTGGCTGTGCCAACCGGAGAGCCGAGTCAGTATCGCTTTTCCGCGGATCTGACGATGGATGGCAACTGGCGGTTTTCGGTCGCGGCCAAGGTGCAGGGCGAAGCGGAAACAGTGCAGGCGCAGATCGTGATCGAGGTGCAGCCATGAGCGTCCTCGGAAAGGTCGTGCTGATTGGCATTGTCGGCGGAGCGGCGGGGTGGGCCGGTCTTGAGGCCGGCGACAGGGGCTGGACACCGGCGACACTT
It encodes the following:
- a CDS encoding FixH family protein, with amino-acid sequence MRTDTPVDSAVIFATRLDMEPDGMETMTTPVVAVPTGEPSQYRFSADLTMDGNWRFSVAAKVQGEAETVQAQIVIEVQP